One stretch of Armigeres subalbatus isolate Guangzhou_Male chromosome 2, GZ_Asu_2, whole genome shotgun sequence DNA includes these proteins:
- the LOC134212694 gene encoding protein smoothened has protein sequence MGPQSMLSPVTLLLVLLGITIHAKEYTPSTNLITPADSPRLESINGTRNFRMHGKKGKDDKTWFDGREMRYIYCVRPAKCEPIRHKSCLGSPLPYSSISLDLTDSFSQEQTHDKLYQYNALRHVPKCWAVIQPFLCAVFTPKCEKINGRDMVYLPSLEMCKITLEPCRILYNTSYFPEFLKCNETLYPSKCNNDVREEMKFNATGQCLKPLVAAESPANYYKDIEGCGLQCKDPLYNDHEHRQIHKLIAWGAGVCLTFNLFTIATFAIDWHNANKYPALVIFYINFCFLVSCLGWLAQFTPGGREDIVCRKDGTLRISEPSAGENLSCIVVFILVYYFLIAAMVWFVIFTYVWHMSFKAIGKIQDRIDKKGSYFHLIAWSLPLVLTITIMALSEIDGNSTVGICFVGYLNHPIRAGFLLGPVVCVLFIGGYFLGRGLLTLIKLKISSKEIISARASKKIRQTIVRMGICTMFTFVFIIATVFCHIHEFKNSESWTLALKNYIICQISSTYTDVTSACKIHSRPSVAVLQIHLICLFASGIVMSSWVWTNSTLETWGRYFRRRFRPDVEEPVKLQKHKVIAQAFAKRKEFQNQGRLSISFHNSHTDPVGLKFDINSAMGSHDFSSTWANNLPRFVNRRYALTGAATSSSHDPRKNSVDSEISFSVRHVSVESRRNSIDSQVSVKIAEMKTKVASRSRSGVSSSKHHHKNRHQRRRDFAASGRRYSRKESSTSVESQIITAIQKGRHTSSGNSQFFGANNLQRRTGIGGMDADQLNDIISNGKLLLPFLHQPGLTTSEDENVSNASFKVQDSKFDVILKHRAAGPSRIDSQNTGCQIEEYHSSDDDEKMSLQQTSRDDFNPMKDGMKSSKEGGRGSKNSSKSVRSKKSSSRQGTIRKSQKHSRTSQKSQRSEKKKKAREREREKEREKEREKELQLIECNNITDFNDSSFTSYCSELSPLNVNSSYSGISLAKTNSRNSKRSCDVGIQANAYEIATRTMSSFEFNEKALKNEENEDIYTENHQLLGPKMVTQVVQTPRKRDIVDVSLTEAEKLKQLLLPSK, from the exons ATGGGACCCCAATCAATGTTGTCGCCGGTGACCCTACTATTGGTTTTGCTCGGAATCACAATCCACGCGAAAGAATATACCCCGTCCACCAATCTCATAACCCCTGCGGACTCTCCCCGGCTGGAGTCCATCAATGGAACCCGTAATTTCCGCATGCacggtaagaaaggtaaagatgaCAAAACCTGGTTCGATGGGCGCGAAATGCGCTACATCTACTGCGTAAGGCCGGCCAAGTGCGAACCGATCCGTCACAAGTCCTGTCTTGGTTCTCCGCTGCCGTACTCCTCCATAAGTCTCGATCTCACAGACTCCTTCAGCCAGGAGCAAACCCATGACAAACTGTACCAGTACAATGCGTTGCGCCACGTGCCCAAGTGTTGGGCTGTTATACAGCCATTTTTGTGCGCAGTGTTTACACCGAAATGTGAGAAAATCAACGGCCGTGACATGGTCTACTTGCCGTCCCTGGAGATGTGCAAGATCACACTCGAACCGTGCCGGATTCTGTACAATACCAGCTACTTCCCGGAGTTCCTTAAGTGCAACGAAACGTTGTACCCCTCGAAGTGCAACAACGATGTGCGGGAGGAGATGAAGTTCAACGCAACCGGGCAGTGTTTGAAGCCGTTGGTCGCGGCGGAATCTCCTGCGAATTATTATAAAG ACATCGAGGGATGCGGTCTGCAGTGTAAGGATCCTCTCTACAACGATCATGAGCATCGACAGATTCACAAGTTGATCGCGTGGGGTGCTGGCGTGTGTTTGACGTTCAACTTGTTCACGATCGCTACGTTCGCGATCGATTGGCACAATGCGAACAAGTACCCGGCGCTGGtgattttctatataaattttTGCTTCTTGGTGTCCTGCTTAGG TTGGCTTGCTCAATTCACGCCCGGTGGACGGGAGGACATCGTTTGTCGGAAGGATGGAACACTTCGCATTTCCGAGCCTAGTGCGGGCGAGAACCTGTCATGTATTGTGGTGTTCATTTTGGTTTATTACTTCCTGATTGCGGCAATGGTTTGGTTTGTTATTTTTACTTACGTATGGCACATGAGTTTCAAAGCGATTGGCAAGATCCAGGACCGGATTGATAAGAAGGGATCGTACTTTCACTTGATAGCGTGGTCGCTGCCCCTGGTGCTGACAATTACAATCATGGCCTTGAGCGAGATCGATGGCAACAGCACAGTAGGGATATGTTTCGTGGGTTACTTGAACCATCCGATCAGGGCAGGTTTCCTTTTGGGTCCTGTGGTATGTGTTCTGTTCATCGGTGGTTATTTCTTGGGACGGGGTCTGTTAACGTTGATCAAGCTGAAGATATCCAGTAAAGAGATCATATCGGCTCGTGCGAGTAAGAAAATCAGGCAAACCATCGTCCGTATGGGAATCTGCACGATGTTTACATTTGTTTTCATAATCGCTACTGTCTTTTGCCACATTCACGAGTTCAAAAATAGCGAAAGCTGGACACTAGCGTTAAAGAACTACATCATTTGTCAGATATCGTCTACCTATACGGATGTAACGAGTGCCTGCAAAATCCACAGCCGTCCAAGTGTGGCAGTACTTCAGATTCATTTGATTTGCCTGTTTGCGTCCGGAATAGTGATGTCTTCGTGGGTCTGGACTAATTCTACTCTGGAAACTTGGGGTCGTTATTTTCGGAGGCGCTTCCGACCAGATGTCGAGGAACCCGTGAAGCTACAGAAGCATAAAGTTATAGCTCAGGCATTTGCGAAGCGGAAGGAATTTCAGAACCAAGGACGACTTTCGATCTCCTTTCACAACTCCCATACCGATCCCGTTGGTTTGAAGTTTGACATCAATTCGGCCATGGGGAGCCATGACTTTAGTTCAACGTGGGCGAATAATCTGCCAAGGTTCGTCAACAGAAGATATGCCTTGACGGGTGCTGCTACGAGCTCTAGCCATGATCCAAGGAAAAATTCCGTAGACTCGGAGATAAGTTTCAGTGTGCGGCACGTTTCGGTGGAATCCAGAAGAAACTCTATAGACTCCCAGGTTTCGGTGAAAATAGCTGAAATGAAGACAAAGGTCGCTAGTAGAAGCCGAAGTGGAGTTAGCAGCAGCAAGCATCATCACAAGAACCGTCATCAAAGAAGACGAGACTTTGCCGCTTCTGGTAGAAGGTATAGTCGTAAAGAAAGCAGCACTTCGGTAGAATCTCAAATCATAACGGCAATCCAAAAGGGAAGGCATACGTCTAGTGGAAATAGTCAATTTTTCGGGGCAAACAACTTGCAGCGAAGAACAGGCATAGGAGGGATGGACGCTGATCAACTCAACGATATTATTTCCAATGGTAAATTGCTGCTTCCCTTCCTGCATCAGCCCGGCTTGACGACATCAGAAGATGAGAACGTTTCCAACGCATCATTCAAAGTTCAGGATTCAAAGTTCGATGTCATTCTGAAGCACAGAGCTGCGGGACCTAGTCGTATTGATTCGCAAAACACAGGGTGCCAAATCGAGGAATACCATTCCAGTGATGATGACGAAAAAATGAGCTTACAACAAACCAGCAGGGACGACTTCAATCCTATGAAAGATGGTATGAAAAGCAGTAAAGAAGGAGGGCGAGGCAGCAAAAACAGCTCAAAGAGTGTTCGAAGCAAAAAATCATCATCACGACAGGGAACTATCAGGAAATCGCAAAAGCATTCCCGAACAAGTCAGAAAAGTCAACGTAgcgagaagaagaaaaaagcacGGGAGCGTGAACGGGAGAAGGAGCGCGAAAAAGAACGTGAGAAGGAACTGCAACTCATCGAGTGCAACAATATTACCGATTTTAATGACTCCTCGTTCACTTCGTACTGTTCAGAACTTTCTCCTCTCAACGTGAACAGTTCCTATTCTGGCATTTCGTTGGCAAAAACGAATTCGCGAAACTCCAAGCGTAGCTGCGATGTTGGAATACAAGCGAATGCTTATGAGATCGCCACCCGAACGATGTCCTCGTTTGAGTTCAACGAGAAAGCtctgaaaaatgaagaaaacgaAGACATCTACACGGAAAATCACCAACTCCTCGGGCCCAAAATGGTCACACAAGTCGTTCAAACCCCGCGTAAACGTGACATCGTAGACGTAAGCTTAACCGAAGCGGAGAAGCTCAAACAGCTCCTCCTTCCATCCAAGTGA
- the LOC134212688 gene encoding androgen-induced gene 1 protein-like isoform X1, with product MGKKKNNDGYNQGIYGALRTLMHFILVVQFSYGIYYDFTYVHFPPELQRPGGEYGGKLKYLTVWDAILQAIYFTVCLINDFIGTNEVAPRKTPLIRKLKDYMLAAFAFPVALNVGVTFWSLMAIDRELVFPKALDAVFPGWLNHVMHTNIVIFMILEICTSFRQYPSRKAGLAGLSIFMAAYLTWLHIIRHYGGIWVYPVLDVLNLPQRIVFFAVSLVFSVGLYLFGEFFNNLIWTKELKQLKAGTGASKKTK from the exons AtgggaaagaagaaaaacaacgATGGATACAACCAGGGCATCTACGGAGCGTTGCGTACGTTGATGCACTTCATTTTGGTGGTGCAGTTTTCCTATGGGATCTACTACGATTTCACCTATGTGCATTTTCCTCCGGAACTGCAACGACCCGGTGGCGAATATGGAGGAAAATTGAAGTACCTCACCGTCTGGGATGCG ATCCTACAAGCCATCTACTTCACCGTCTGCCTGATCAATGACTTCATCGGTACCAATGAGGTGGCTCCACGCAAAACACCACTAATCCGGAAGCTCAAGGACTATATGCTGGCTGCATTTGCCTTCCCCGTGGCACTCAATGTGGGAGTCACGTTTTGGTCGCTGATGGCCATCGATCGTGAACTGGTCTTCCCCAAGGCATTGGATGCCGTTTTTCCGGG CTGGTTAAACCACGTGATGCACACCAACATCGTGATCTTCATGATCCTAGAAATTTGCACCAGTTTCCGCCAATATCCCTCGCGCAAAGCCGGTCTGGCCGGGTTGAGCATCTTTATGGCAGCCTATCTGACGTGGCTGCACATTATCCGCCACTACGGCGGAATCTGGGTCTACCCGGTGCTCGACGTGCTGAACCTGCCGCAGCGCATCGTGTTCTTCGCCGTCAGTTTGGTCTTCTCCGTCGGGCTATATCTGTTCGGGGAATTCTTCAACAATCTGATCTGGACCAAGGAGCTGAAACAGCTTAAGGCAGGCACTGGTGCCAGTAAGAAGACCAAATAG